In Haliaeetus albicilla chromosome 2, bHalAlb1.1, whole genome shotgun sequence, a single genomic region encodes these proteins:
- the YTHDF1 gene encoding YTH domain-containing family protein 1 isoform X2 — translation MSATSVDPQRPKGQDNKVQNGSLHQKDTVHDNDFEPYLSGQSNQNSSYPSMTDPYLSSYYPPSIGFPYSLSEAPWSTGGDPPIPYLTTYGQLSNGDHHFMHDAVFGQPGGLGNNIYQHRFNFFPENPAFSAWGTSGSQGQQTQSSAYGSSYSYPPSSLGGTIVDGQTGFHNDTLNKAPGMNSIEQGMVGLKIGGDVTTSAVKTVGSVVNSAGMTGALSGNGGSNVNLPVSKPTSWAAIASKPAKPQPKMKTKTGPVIGGALPPPPIKHNMDIGTWDNKGPVAKVPAPQQIPSPQSVPQPQQQIVQPVPAQPPPLTQPQYQTPQQPPQNRWVAPRNRNAAFGQSGGTGNDSNSAGSTQPNPVPSGESHPVLEKLKAAHSYNPKDFEWNLKNGRVFIIKSYSEDDIHRSIKYSIWCSTEHGNKRLDSAFRSMNSKGPVYLLFSVNGSGHFCGVAEMKSPVDYGTSAGVWSQDKWKGKFDVKWIFVKDVPNNQLRHIRLENNDNKPVTNSRDTQEVPLEKAKQVLKIIATYKHTTSIFDDFSHYEKRQEEEEVVRKERQNRNKQ, via the exons ATGTCTGCCACAAGCGTTGACCCTCAG AGACCGAAAGGACAGGATAATAAAG tacaAAATGGTTCATTACATCAGAAGGATACAGTTCATGACAACGATTTTGAACCTTACCTTTCTGGGCAGTCAAATCAG aACAGTAGCTATCCATCAATGACTGATCCTTATCTGTCCAGTTATTATCCACCATCTATTGGGTTCCCCTATTCTCTCAGTGAAGCACCATGGTCTACAGGAGGAGATCCTCCTATCCCATATCTCACCACGTATGGACAGCTCAGTAATGGAGATCATCATTTTATGCACGATGCTGTTTTTGGACAGCCTGGGGGTCTGGGAAATAATATCTATCAACACCGGTTTAactttttccctgaaaatccTGCCTTCTCAGCCTGGGGAACAAGTGGATCCCAAGGACAGCAGACTCAAAGTTCAGCATATGGGAGCAGTTACAGCTACCCACCTAGTTCACTGGGCGGTACCATTGTGGATGGACAAACAGGATTTCATAATGATACATTAAATAAAGCTCCTGGAATGAACAGTATTGAACAGGGAATGGTCGGACTTAAGATTGGTGGAGATGTTACAACTTCTGCGGTGAAAACAGTAGGTTCTGTTGTCAACAGTGCTGGGATGACAGGTGCCCTCTCTGGTAATGGTGGATCTAATGTAAACTTGCCAGTATCTAAACCAACCTCTTGGGCTGCTATAGCTAGCAAGCCTGCGAAACCACAgcctaaaatgaaaacaaaaactggACCTGTAATCGGAGGAGCATTGCCTCCTCCACCTATAAAGCATAATATGGACATAGGTACTTGGGACAATAAGGGTCCTGTGGCAAAAGTTCCTGCCCCTCAACAGATACCTTCTCCTCAGTCTGTTCCACAACCACAGCAACAAATTGTTCAGCCTGTTCCAGCTCAACCTCCTCCATTGACTCAGCCGCAGTATCAGACCCCTCAGCAGCCACCCCAAAATCGCTGGGTAGCTCCTCGCaacagaaatgcagcttttggCCAAAGTGGAGGAACTGGTAATGACAGCAACTCAGCTGGCAGTACCCAGCCTAACCCTGTTCCAAGTGGAGAGTCCCATCCTGTTCttgaaaaactgaaagctgCTCACAGCTATAACCCTAAAGATTTTGAATGGAACCTTAAAAATGGACGCGTGTTCATAATAAAAAGCTATTCTGAGGATGATATTCATCGTTCCATTAAGTATTCTATTTGGTGTAGTACGGAACATGGCAACAAACGCCTGGACAGTGCTTTTCGGTCCATGAATAGCAAGGGTCCAGTCTACTTGCTGTTCAGTGTCAATGGCAGTGGACACTTCTGTGGAGTAGCAGAGATGAAATCACCTGTGGACTATGGCACCAGTGCAGGTGTCTGGTCTCAGGACAAGTGGAAGGGGAAATTTGATGTCAAGTGGATCTTTGTGAAGGATGTACCCAACAACCAGCTCCGACACATCAGGCTGGAGAACAATGACAACAAACCCGTTACAAACTCCCGTGATACACAGGAGGTGCccttagaaaaagcaaaacaagtgcTTAAAATTATTGCTACTTACAAGCACACGACCTCCATCTTTGATGACTTTTCTCATTATGAAAAGCGccaagaagaggaggaggtggtgcgGAAG gaaCGTCAGAATCGAAACAAACAATAA
- the YTHDF1 gene encoding YTH domain-containing family protein 1 isoform X1 yields the protein MSATSVDPQRPKGQDNKVQNGSLHQKDTVHDNDFEPYLSGQSNQNSSYPSMTDPYLSSYYPPSIGFPYSLSEAPWSTGGDPPIPYLTTYGQLSNGDHHFMHDAVFGQPGGLGNNIYQHRFNFFPENPAFSAWGTSGSQGQQTQSSAYGSSYSYPPSSLGGTIVDGQTGFHNDTLNKAPGMNSIEQGMVGLKIGGDVTTSAVKTVGSVVNSAGMTGALSGNGGSNVNLPVSKPTSWAAIASKPAKPQPKMKTKTGPVIGGALPPPPIKHNMDIGTWDNKGPVAKVPAPQQIPSPQSVPQPQQQIVQPVPAQPPPLTQPQYQTPQQPPQNRWVAPRNRNAAFGQSGGTGNDSNSAGSTQPNPVPSGESHPVLEKLKAAHSYNPKDFEWNLKNGRVFIIKSYSEDDIHRSIKYSIWCSTEHGNKRLDSAFRSMNSKGPVYLLFSVNGSGHFCGVAEMKSPVDYGTSAGVWSQDKWKGKFDVKWIFVKDVPNNQLRHIRLENNDNKPVTNSRDTQEVPLEKAKQVLKIIATYKHTTSIFDDFSHYEKRQEEEEVVRKVNLLKNLFYTQIWGK from the exons ATGTCTGCCACAAGCGTTGACCCTCAG AGACCGAAAGGACAGGATAATAAAG tacaAAATGGTTCATTACATCAGAAGGATACAGTTCATGACAACGATTTTGAACCTTACCTTTCTGGGCAGTCAAATCAG aACAGTAGCTATCCATCAATGACTGATCCTTATCTGTCCAGTTATTATCCACCATCTATTGGGTTCCCCTATTCTCTCAGTGAAGCACCATGGTCTACAGGAGGAGATCCTCCTATCCCATATCTCACCACGTATGGACAGCTCAGTAATGGAGATCATCATTTTATGCACGATGCTGTTTTTGGACAGCCTGGGGGTCTGGGAAATAATATCTATCAACACCGGTTTAactttttccctgaaaatccTGCCTTCTCAGCCTGGGGAACAAGTGGATCCCAAGGACAGCAGACTCAAAGTTCAGCATATGGGAGCAGTTACAGCTACCCACCTAGTTCACTGGGCGGTACCATTGTGGATGGACAAACAGGATTTCATAATGATACATTAAATAAAGCTCCTGGAATGAACAGTATTGAACAGGGAATGGTCGGACTTAAGATTGGTGGAGATGTTACAACTTCTGCGGTGAAAACAGTAGGTTCTGTTGTCAACAGTGCTGGGATGACAGGTGCCCTCTCTGGTAATGGTGGATCTAATGTAAACTTGCCAGTATCTAAACCAACCTCTTGGGCTGCTATAGCTAGCAAGCCTGCGAAACCACAgcctaaaatgaaaacaaaaactggACCTGTAATCGGAGGAGCATTGCCTCCTCCACCTATAAAGCATAATATGGACATAGGTACTTGGGACAATAAGGGTCCTGTGGCAAAAGTTCCTGCCCCTCAACAGATACCTTCTCCTCAGTCTGTTCCACAACCACAGCAACAAATTGTTCAGCCTGTTCCAGCTCAACCTCCTCCATTGACTCAGCCGCAGTATCAGACCCCTCAGCAGCCACCCCAAAATCGCTGGGTAGCTCCTCGCaacagaaatgcagcttttggCCAAAGTGGAGGAACTGGTAATGACAGCAACTCAGCTGGCAGTACCCAGCCTAACCCTGTTCCAAGTGGAGAGTCCCATCCTGTTCttgaaaaactgaaagctgCTCACAGCTATAACCCTAAAGATTTTGAATGGAACCTTAAAAATGGACGCGTGTTCATAATAAAAAGCTATTCTGAGGATGATATTCATCGTTCCATTAAGTATTCTATTTGGTGTAGTACGGAACATGGCAACAAACGCCTGGACAGTGCTTTTCGGTCCATGAATAGCAAGGGTCCAGTCTACTTGCTGTTCAGTGTCAATGGCAGTGGACACTTCTGTGGAGTAGCAGAGATGAAATCACCTGTGGACTATGGCACCAGTGCAGGTGTCTGGTCTCAGGACAAGTGGAAGGGGAAATTTGATGTCAAGTGGATCTTTGTGAAGGATGTACCCAACAACCAGCTCCGACACATCAGGCTGGAGAACAATGACAACAAACCCGTTACAAACTCCCGTGATACACAGGAGGTGCccttagaaaaagcaaaacaagtgcTTAAAATTATTGCTACTTACAAGCACACGACCTCCATCTTTGATGACTTTTCTCATTATGAAAAGCGccaagaagaggaggaggtggtgcgGAAGGTaaacttattaaaaaatttattttatacacAGATATGgggaaaatga